One Magnetospirillum sp. 15-1 genomic window, TACATGCCGACGCCCAAGGCGACGGTGCGCAAGCACTCGGTGCTGGGTGCCGCGCTGGGTCGCCTGGGCCATCTGGTGGCCGGGCGCCGCAGCGCCATGGCCATGAGCGCGCTCGGCGGATTGCTGGTCCTGGGCTCGCTGGTGGTGGCCAAGGGCATCACCATCGGCGAGTCCGAGCCGGGATCGCCGCTGCTCTATCGCGACCACGACTACAACCTGTCCTCGGCGGCGGTGAACGCCCTGTTCCCCGGCTCGGAGCAATTGCTGCTGGTGGCCAAGGCCGACAAGCCCGGCGGGCTGAAGGACCCCGAGGCCATGAAGGCCATCGAGGCCTTCAACAACCACATGCTGCTCGACCCCGAGCTGGGCGGCATCAAGTCGGTGCCGACCCTGGTGCGTCAGGTCAACAAGCTGATCCACAACGGCGACCAGCGCTGGGAGCAGATTCCCCACGACGCCCAGCTGGTGGGCGGCGTGCTGTTCGCCTACATGGCGTCCAGCCCGATCCCCGGCACGCTCAACGACTTCATCACCTCGGACTATTCCAAGGCCAACCTTGCCCTGTTCTACAAGGACCACAAGGGCGAGACCGTGGACCGCGCCATCGCCATGGCCGCCGAGGGCGCCAAGGCGGTCGCCGCCCTGGCCAAGGGGGTGACCATCGAGCTGGCCGGCGGCGTGCTGGGCGTCACGGCGGCGGTCAACCGCGAGATCTTCTCGGACAACCTGAAGGTCATCCCCATGGTCTTCGTACTGATCTGCTCCGTGGTGGGCTTCACCTACCGCTCGTGGCACGCCGGCCTGTTGATGTTCATCGCCATGCTGGTGCCCACCGCCATGACCTACGCCTACCTGTCGGTCAACCGCATCGGGCTCAACATCAACACCGTGCCGCTGATCTCGGTGGGCCTCGGCATCGGCATCGACTACGCGGTCTACATCATCGACCGCATCAGGGACGAACTGCACGAGCACCTGGACTTCCAGGCGGCCATCGGGCGGGCCATCGCCACCACCGGGCTGGCGGTGACCTGCACCGTCACCACCCTGGTGGGCGGCATCGTCGCCTGGGTGTTCGTCTCCGATCTCAGGTTCCAGGCCGACGCCGCCAAGCTGCTGATCTTCATGATCGTCGTCTGCGCCGTCTCGGCCATGGTCTTCGTGCCGGCCTGGATCGCCGCGTTCCGTCCGAAATTCATCACCCGTGAGGCCGATCAGGCCGCTTGAACCAACTCGCCCAAGGGGGGCGACAACAGGGAGGGAGTCCAATGAGACGTCGTTTGACCATAACCGCCATGGCCTTGATCTGGCCGCTGGTGCTGGCGCTGCCGGCAAAAGCGGACGAGAGCGATGGCTGGGTCGTCAAGAACAAGGTGGACGAGGAGGTGCGCTTCCGGCCCACCACCGGCCTGTCCAAGGCCCGCAGCATGGGCCAGAGCGATCTGGACAAGAAGCTCAACGTGGGCGGCCCGTTCAGCATGATGAAGATCCACGCCACGCTGCGCGCCTCCTATGACGGCGTCTACGACCTCAACCCCAGCGAATACGGCAGCCGCGCCGGTTCCTCGGTGAGTTTCGCCAACAACGACGGCTCGAAGGCGACGTCGTGGGGCGGCGGCAATACCCTGCCCATCGCCGACATGGTGCTGGGTGCCGGCAATCCCAACGAGGGCATGGCCATCGTCAACGGCTGGCGGCGCCCCGACAACGGCCTGATCTTCGCCACCCCGGTCCGTCCCTGCGACGTGGACAGCCGCGGTTGCATCAAAGACTACATGGATTACAGCAAGAACGACCTGGCGGCCCCCGAGCTGAATTCCCGCGCCGACGTGGTGCGCGAACTCTTCGTCGACGCCGAAGTGCCGGTGGGCAGCAACACCCTGGCGCTCCGGGTGGGCCGCCAGCAACTGGTGTGGGGCCGCACCGACCTGTTCCGGGTGCTCGACGTGGTCAACCCGGTCGATTACTCGCGCAACAACATCTATGACGAACTGCAGGACATCCGCATTCCCATGGGCATGGTCCGCGCCGATTACCGCATGGGCGCGCGCGGTCCCTTCGACGATCTGAACGTCCAGGGCCTGTGGATGTTCGAGAAGTTCCGCCCCAACAACCTGGGACAGGCCGGCAGCCCCAACAATCCCGCCGGCGCCGCCGGCATGTTCCGCGCCCTGAAGAACTGCTGGGACAACGGCTGCACCGTCGGCAATTACAACGGCGGCAACAACGCCCTCAACTTCGGCCGTCACCAGATCGGTATCCGCGAGGCCAACATGCCCGAGTGGAACCTGTCGAACATGACCTATGGCGGCAAGGTCGAGGGCGAGGTCAAGGGCATCGGCTTCTCGGTCAACGCACTCACCATGCGCTCGCAGATGCCGTCGCTCAGAGGCGGTATCGTCAGCCGCAACGGCCTGAACGGCAATTACGGCGTCTGGGACTACGCCCCGGCCTTCGACATCGAGTTTCCCCGCCTGAACATCTTCGGCGGCTCGCTCGACTTCACCGTCGACCCCATCGACACCGCCTTCCGCTTCGAGAGCGTCTACACCCAGGGCGAGGAGTTCGCCGACACCGCCCAGAAGCAGCTCTACAAGAAGTCCGACGTGGTCCGCTACGTCATCGGCGCCGACCGCAACACCTTCATCCCCTTCCTCAACGAGCGCCGCGCCTTCCTGATCAGCGGCCAGGTGTTCGGCCAGCACATCTTGCAGCATGAGCTCCACAAGACCCGCTTCAACGGCACCGTCGGCATGCCCGATTGGGACATGAACTGGATCGGCACCCTGATGGTCAAGGGCTGGTACATGGCCGACACCGTCAGCCCCCAGATGGTCTTCGCCCGCGACTTCCGCGCCGGAGCCAACGTGCTGGAACCCTCGGTCGAGTGGATTCCCGCCGCCGCCTGGCGCTTCCGCCTGGGCGCCAACGTCAAGTTCGGCGAGTACCGCAACACCTTCGGCAACAACGCCGACGCCGCCACCGGCGTGCCGTGGGACGGTCAGGCCTCCAAGGGCGCCTGGCTCGGCACCGAGCCCTTCGGCAACCTGCGCACCGGCATCATCGGCATGGCCCACGACGAAACCGAGATCTTCGCCAACGCAACGTTCCGCTTCTAGGAGGCACGGCCCGCTCGCCCGCACGGGTGGGCGGGCCGGCCCCAAACGATCAAGACAACCGGAGGAAACAATGAAGAACCGTATCGTGACCGTCGCCCTGGGCGTGGGCCTGGGACTGGGAGCCGGCATCGGCGCCGCCCAGGCATCCGAGACCGTCGATAAATCCTTCCTGCCCTACAAGGCGGGCTCTCCCACCCATCCGGTGATTAAGCCGGGCGCGGTGATCAACCAGGGCAACGTCGAACAGGCCAAGGACGCGCTGGACCCCGGCATGTACGACGCCATCAAGAACGGCTGGTACGAGGTCAAGGTCGGCCCCACCGCCTCGTTCGACGTCAGCAAGTCCTATGTGGAAGCCACCGAGAAGAACCTGGGCAAGGTCTCGCTGGGCGACAAGGTCGGCGAGATCAAGGGCTATGTGGCCGGCCGCCCCTTCCCCGAGGAGCCTCAGGCCTCCGACCCCAGGGCCGGCGAGAAGATCGCCTGGAACTTCAAATACGGCATCAACTGGGGTGATTCCGCCGCCAACAGCCCGACCTACTGGACCTATCGCACCATGGCCGACGGCAAGGTCGAGCGCGTGCTGAAGATGAGCATGCACTGGCTGAACTTCATGCACCGCACCGGCCAGGCGCCCATGCCCAACATCGAGCCCAACCCGTCCGAGATGTACCGCGCCACCTACGTCAAGGTGCTGGAACCCCAGGACGTGGCCGACACCCAGTTGCTGATCCATCGCTACGAGGACGACAGCAAGCTGGATTCCACCTGGCTGTATCTCGGCTTCCAGCGCCGGGTACGCAAGCTGTCCACCGGCCAGATCACCGATTCCTTCCTGGGCTCGGACATCATGATCGAGGATTTCGAGGGCTATAACGGCCGTACCTCGGACATGAAGTGGACCTTCAAGGGCACCCGCAACATCCTGATGCCCTTCTATAACCACAACGAGCAGGAGCTGGCCTCCGAATACGCCGAGCCCGGCTACAAGTTCGTGGCCTTCGGCGGCAAGGGCAACTGCTTCCCCAACACCAGCTGGCAGTTGCGCAAGGCCTACGAGGTGGACGTCACCCCGGTCGACCCCAACCATCCGGTGGGCAAGCGCACCATGTTCTTCGACGCCCAGACCATGGCGGCGTCCCGCACGCTGACCTATGACCGCAACGGCAAGCTGTGGAAGAACTTCACCATCGGCAAGGCCCACCCCGACACCCACCTGCCGGTCAACAAGGGCACCGGCATCGCCTTGGACGACATGTTCTCCATGGTCGACGTCCAGGCCCAGCACTGCACCACCGGCCAGTTCAAGGGCCAGGTGGACCCGTCCCTGTCGCCGGCCAACCGGTTCTCGGTGGACGCCATGCGTTCGGGCAACTGATCGCCCGCCCTTCCCAACGGGGCCCTCTTCCGCGGAAGAGGGCCCCGCGACCTTTCCCATCCGACGAGGCCCCATGTACCCGATCGTCCGCCGCGAAGCCTTTTCCGACTCCACCTTTCTGTGGGAAGTCCATGCCCCCGACGTGGCGCGGGCGGCCAAGCCGGGGCATTTCGTCATGCTTCGCCTCTATGAAGGAGCCGAGCGCATTCCGCTCACCGTCGCCGATTACGACCGCGAGCGGGGCACCGTCACCCTGGTGATCCAGGCCCTGGGCAAGACCACGCGCGAGATGCGCGACGATTACCGCCAGGGCGATTGCTTCGACGATTTCGTCGGTCCGCTGGGCCTGTCCCAGCATATCGGCAAGCCCGGGCATGTGGTGCTGGTGGGCGGCGGCCTGGGCGTCGCGCCGGTCTTCCCCCAGTTGCGGGCCTTCAAGGAAGCGGGCAACCGCACCACCGCCATCATGGGCTTCAGGACCAAGGATCTGGTGTTCTGGCAGGACCGCTTTTCCCGCTGGGCCGACGAGGTGATCATCTGCACCGACGACGGCAGCTTCGGGCGGCCGGGGCTGGTGACCGGGGCGCTGGAGGATCTGTGCCGCACCGATCCTCCCGATCTGGTGGTGGCCATCGGGCCGCTGCCCATGATGAACGCCTGCGTCGAGACCACCCGGCCGTTCGCGGTCAAGACCCTGGTGTCGCTCAACACCATCATGGTGGACGGTACCGGCATGTGCGGGTCGTGCCGGGTCACGGTGGGCGGCGAGGTCAAGTTCGCCTGCGTCGACGGCCCCGATTTCGACGGCCATCTGGTGGATTTCCCCGAACTGCACGCCCGCCAGCGCCGCTTCAAGGCGCAGGAGGCCGCCGCCAACACCGACTTCGCCCATGTGTGCAGCCTCGAGCAGCAACTGGTGGTCGAGGGCAAGCGCACCTACAAGAAGCTCTCGGCGCTGGAGCCCCATCAGGTGCCCATGCCCGAGCGCGACGCCGCCCAGCGGGCCCGCGATTTCGACGAGGTCAATCTGGGCTACGGCATGGCCGAGGCCCTGCGCGAGGCCGAGCGCTGCATCCAGTGCCACAAGCCGACCTGCATCGCCGGCTGTCCGGTGGGCATCGACATTCCCCGCTTCATCCGCCACATGCTGGTCCGCGACCTGGAAGGGGCGCTGGACGCCATCTACGATTCCAGCATCTTCCCGTCCATCTGCGGCCGGGTCTGCCCCCAGGAAAGCCAGTGCGAGGCGCAATGCGTCATCGCCAAGAACAAGAAGCTGGAGCCGGTGGCCATCGGCCGCCTGGAACGCTTCGTCGGCGATTTCGCCCGCCCGGCCAGGGCCGAGCCGCCCAAGGTCGCCCGCCGCCTGGGTCGGGTGGCCATCGTCGGCTCCGGCCCGGCCGGACTGGCCGCCGCCGCCGATCTGGTGCGCTTCGGCGCCGAAGTGGTGGTCTACGAGGCCCTGCACGTGCTGGGCGGCGTGCTGCAATACGGCATTCCCGCCTTCCGCCTGCCGCGCCCCATCATCGACCGCGAAATCCAGCGCCTCAAGGATATCGGCGTCCGCTTCGAGACCAACAAGGTGATCGGCAAGACCTTCACCATCGCCCAGTTGACCGGCGAGATGGGGTTCGACGCGGTGTTCGTCGCCGCCGGGGCCGGAGCGCCCGCCTTCCTGGGGATTCCCGGCGAGTTCGCCGGTCAGGTCTATTCCGCCAACGAGTTCCTGACCCGCGTCAACCTGATGGGCGGCGACCGCTTCCCCTACCGCGACACGCCCATCGGGTTGGGCAAGAGCGTGGTGGTGATCGGGGCGGGCAACACCGCCATGGACTGCCTCAGGGTGGCCAAGCGACTGGGCGCGCCGATGGTGCGCTGCGTCTACCGTCGCACCGAGGCCGAGGCCCCGGCCCGCATCGAGGAAATCCGCCACGCCAAGGAGGAAGGCATCGAGTTCCACTTCCTCCACTCGCCGGTGGAAATCCTGATCGACGACGCGGGCAACGTGCGCGGCATGAAGGTCGAGCGCATGGAACTGGGCGAGCCCGACGAGCGCGGCCGCCGCAAGCCGGTTCCCACCGGCCAGGTGGTGGAACTGGACTGCGACACCGTCATCTACGCGCTGGGCACCAAGGCCAATCCCATCATCGGTCAGGCCACGCCGGGGCTCGGCCTCAACAAGTGGGGCAACATCGTGGTGGATGAAGCCACCCAGTGCACCAACCTGCCCGGCGTGTTCGCCGGCGGCGACATCGTGACCGGCGGAGCCACGGTGATCCTCGCCATGGGAGCCGGGCGCCGCGCCGCCAAGGCGGTCGCCACCTGGCTGGACAGGGGCAAGGCCATGTGGCCGGTGGACGGCGCCGACGCCGAGGCCTTCACTGCCGGCGGCGCCGCCTGTCCCAAATGCCACCGTCCGGTAGAGGACGGCGAGGAAGGCTATGTCTGCTGCGCCGGCCAGGAACTGCAATGGCGCTGCCGCTCCTGCGCCAAGGTCTCCGAGGGCTTCGCCTTCCCCCATGGCCGCTGCCCCCATTGCGGCGGCGCTCTGGATGCCCTGGAACGCCCCGGCATCACCGGGGACGCGGCCCTGGCCGCCATCCGCGCCGCCTTCGAGATCGAACTGGGCGGCCGGAACTTCTATGCCCGCGCCGCCGAGCAGGCCGCCGGCCCAGAGGTGACCGCCCTGTTCGCCAAGCTGGCGGCCATGGAGGACGAGCACATGCGGACCCTGGCCCGCCGCTATCATGTGGACATGCCCATCGGCGGCATGGGCCTCGCCCAGGCGGTAAGTCTGGCCGGAATCGACGGCCCGGTGGACGATCCCGAAACCCTGTTCGCAGCCGCCATCGCCTTCGAGCTTCGTGCCGCCTCGTTCTTCGCCAAGCAGGCGGAAGCGGCCCAGGGCTCGCCCGAGGCGCTGCTTTACCGCGAGCTCCAGGCCGAGGAGGAGGAGCACGCCCAATTGCTGGCGACCGAACGGGACCGCTGGCGGACGGGCAAGGCGGGAATTCTGTGATGGCCGGGCAGGGATTCATGGCCCTGGGCCGTCTGCGCATCTCGGTCAAGGTCCTGCTGGTCACCGCCCTGTGCTCGGTGGTCACCCTGGTGGTGGCCATGGCGGGGATCGCCGGCATCGGCCGGCTGTCGGATTCCCTTTCGGCCATCGAGACCACCAGCCGGACGGTGATGGCCGCCACCCGGCTGAATCAGTTGGCCCTGACCCTTAACCGCAGCGAATACGTCCTGGCTTCCGACCCCACCCCGGACAATCTGCGCGAGACCGGCAAGCGGATCGAAACCCAGCGGCAGGAGCTCAAGGAAGCGCTGGTCGGACTGAAAAACCAGACCGGGCCGGAGCAGCAGGAATTGCTGGGCGCCATCGAAGCCGGCCAGTCGGCCTACCTCGCCTCCCAGGACGACACCATCGCCAAGGTGGCCCGGCACGGCGCCTCCGTCGAGGTGTCCGAGGGCCAGATGATCATCACCGAGGCCGCCATGACCAGCAGCACGGTGGCCGGGCGGTTCGAGAAGTCGGTGCTGGCCTATACCGCCGCCGCCGAAGCCTCGGCCGCCCGCA contains:
- a CDS encoding DUF1302 family protein, which codes for MRRRLTITAMALIWPLVLALPAKADESDGWVVKNKVDEEVRFRPTTGLSKARSMGQSDLDKKLNVGGPFSMMKIHATLRASYDGVYDLNPSEYGSRAGSSVSFANNDGSKATSWGGGNTLPIADMVLGAGNPNEGMAIVNGWRRPDNGLIFATPVRPCDVDSRGCIKDYMDYSKNDLAAPELNSRADVVRELFVDAEVPVGSNTLALRVGRQQLVWGRTDLFRVLDVVNPVDYSRNNIYDELQDIRIPMGMVRADYRMGARGPFDDLNVQGLWMFEKFRPNNLGQAGSPNNPAGAAGMFRALKNCWDNGCTVGNYNGGNNALNFGRHQIGIREANMPEWNLSNMTYGGKVEGEVKGIGFSVNALTMRSQMPSLRGGIVSRNGLNGNYGVWDYAPAFDIEFPRLNIFGGSLDFTVDPIDTAFRFESVYTQGEEFADTAQKQLYKKSDVVRYVIGADRNTFIPFLNERRAFLISGQVFGQHILQHELHKTRFNGTVGMPDWDMNWIGTLMVKGWYMADTVSPQMVFARDFRAGANVLEPSVEWIPAAAWRFRLGANVKFGEYRNTFGNNADAATGVPWDGQASKGAWLGTEPFGNLRTGIIGMAHDETEIFANATFRF
- a CDS encoding DUF1329 domain-containing protein translates to MKNRIVTVALGVGLGLGAGIGAAQASETVDKSFLPYKAGSPTHPVIKPGAVINQGNVEQAKDALDPGMYDAIKNGWYEVKVGPTASFDVSKSYVEATEKNLGKVSLGDKVGEIKGYVAGRPFPEEPQASDPRAGEKIAWNFKYGINWGDSAANSPTYWTYRTMADGKVERVLKMSMHWLNFMHRTGQAPMPNIEPNPSEMYRATYVKVLEPQDVADTQLLIHRYEDDSKLDSTWLYLGFQRRVRKLSTGQITDSFLGSDIMIEDFEGYNGRTSDMKWTFKGTRNILMPFYNHNEQELASEYAEPGYKFVAFGGKGNCFPNTSWQLRKAYEVDVTPVDPNHPVGKRTMFFDAQTMAASRTLTYDRNGKLWKNFTIGKAHPDTHLPVNKGTGIALDDMFSMVDVQAQHCTTGQFKGQVDPSLSPANRFSVDAMRSGN
- the gltA gene encoding NADPH-dependent glutamate synthase, yielding MYPIVRREAFSDSTFLWEVHAPDVARAAKPGHFVMLRLYEGAERIPLTVADYDRERGTVTLVIQALGKTTREMRDDYRQGDCFDDFVGPLGLSQHIGKPGHVVLVGGGLGVAPVFPQLRAFKEAGNRTTAIMGFRTKDLVFWQDRFSRWADEVIICTDDGSFGRPGLVTGALEDLCRTDPPDLVVAIGPLPMMNACVETTRPFAVKTLVSLNTIMVDGTGMCGSCRVTVGGEVKFACVDGPDFDGHLVDFPELHARQRRFKAQEAAANTDFAHVCSLEQQLVVEGKRTYKKLSALEPHQVPMPERDAAQRARDFDEVNLGYGMAEALREAERCIQCHKPTCIAGCPVGIDIPRFIRHMLVRDLEGALDAIYDSSIFPSICGRVCPQESQCEAQCVIAKNKKLEPVAIGRLERFVGDFARPARAEPPKVARRLGRVAIVGSGPAGLAAAADLVRFGAEVVVYEALHVLGGVLQYGIPAFRLPRPIIDREIQRLKDIGVRFETNKVIGKTFTIAQLTGEMGFDAVFVAAGAGAPAFLGIPGEFAGQVYSANEFLTRVNLMGGDRFPYRDTPIGLGKSVVVIGAGNTAMDCLRVAKRLGAPMVRCVYRRTEAEAPARIEEIRHAKEEGIEFHFLHSPVEILIDDAGNVRGMKVERMELGEPDERGRRKPVPTGQVVELDCDTVIYALGTKANPIIGQATPGLGLNKWGNIVVDEATQCTNLPGVFAGGDIVTGGATVILAMGAGRRAAKAVATWLDRGKAMWPVDGADAEAFTAGGAACPKCHRPVEDGEEGYVCCAGQELQWRCRSCAKVSEGFAFPHGRCPHCGGALDALERPGITGDAALAAIRAAFEIELGGRNFYARAAEQAAGPEVTALFAKLAAMEDEHMRTLARRYHVDMPIGGMGLAQAVSLAGIDGPVDDPETLFAAAIAFELRAASFFAKQAEAAQGSPEALLYRELQAEEEEHAQLLATERDRWRTGKAGIL
- a CDS encoding MMPL family transporter, yielding MKSFIETLPDRLFARRGLVLTLVLLVTLAFAAKIPALRIYTDFEGLLPQQHPFIKVHNEIRGLFGGANVLTVAVEVKDGTIFTNDNLAAIDRVTNAIDNLPGVNHNLVSSITHRTARFISLTEEGSVRSEVYYNPALGAMTPEQLAAMKAKVLVDPRVFGLIVSPDLKAALIKAQFIDGGQLDYLGIFQGLQDIRAHENKGGIRIHTTGQPALIGWVYSYLPQSLQVFAYTAVIVLVLLVAYFRRFHGVALPLVGIFISTVWGLGYIVVLGYHLDPLMLVIPFLIAARSMSHGIQIVERWYQELARVGDGRKAAEQTLREMFHPGTLGITCDAIGLALLVTGSVRVNFELGVFTALWALSGMLNVLVTVPLLLSYMPTPKATVRKHSVLGAALGRLGHLVAGRRSAMAMSALGGLLVLGSLVVAKGITIGESEPGSPLLYRDHDYNLSSAAVNALFPGSEQLLLVAKADKPGGLKDPEAMKAIEAFNNHMLLDPELGGIKSVPTLVRQVNKLIHNGDQRWEQIPHDAQLVGGVLFAYMASSPIPGTLNDFITSDYSKANLALFYKDHKGETVDRAIAMAAEGAKAVAALAKGVTIELAGGVLGVTAAVNREIFSDNLKVIPMVFVLICSVVGFTYRSWHAGLLMFIAMLVPTAMTYAYLSVNRIGLNINTVPLISVGLGIGIDYAVYIIDRIRDELHEHLDFQAAIGRAIATTGLAVTCTVTTLVGGIVAWVFVSDLRFQADAAKLLIFMIVVCAVSAMVFVPAWIAAFRPKFITREADQAA